In the genome of Hymenobacter taeanensis, one region contains:
- the rpiB gene encoding ribose 5-phosphate isomerase B encodes MSNLIAIGSDHAGFEYKQMLGQWLRDNGYEVRDFGTHSLDSVDYPDFVHPLASAITSGELQRGILVCGSANGVCITANKHQGIRAAIAWEEELATLARQHNDANIICIPARFISEETARGIVSQFLNTAFEGGRHQTRVNKISC; translated from the coding sequence ATGAGTAACCTGATTGCCATCGGCTCCGACCACGCTGGCTTCGAGTACAAGCAGATGCTAGGCCAGTGGCTGCGCGACAATGGCTACGAGGTCCGCGACTTCGGCACCCACTCCCTTGATTCCGTTGATTACCCCGACTTTGTGCACCCGCTAGCCTCGGCCATTACCAGCGGTGAGCTGCAGCGTGGTATTCTGGTGTGCGGCTCCGCCAACGGCGTGTGTATCACGGCCAATAAGCACCAGGGCATTCGGGCGGCTATTGCCTGGGAAGAGGAGCTGGCTACACTGGCCCGCCAGCACAATGATGCCAACATCATCTGCATCCCGGCCCGCTTCATCAGCGAGGAAACTGCCCGCGGTATCGTCAGCCAGTTCCTGAACACCGCCTTCGAAGGCGGCCGCCACCAAACCCGCGTGAACAAGATCAGCTGCTAG